Proteins encoded within one genomic window of Saccharomyces mikatae IFO 1815 strain IFO1815 genome assembly, chromosome: 15:
- the OST3 gene encoding dolichyl-diphosphooligosaccharide--protein glycotransferase OST3 (similar to Saccharomyces cerevisiae OST3 (YOR085W); ancestral locus Anc_2.204), translated as MNWLFLVSVIFFCGVSTHPALAMSTNRLLKLAKKSPKNIIPLKDSSFENILAPPHENAYIVALFTATAPEIGCSLCLELESEYETIVTSWFDDHPDAKSAGSDTSIFFTKVNLEDPSKTIPKAFQFFQLNNVPRLFIFKPNSASILDHSIINISTDAGPERMKQIIHAIKQLSQVNDFTLHLPMDWTPIITSTIITFITVLLFKKQSKLMFSIMTSRIVWATLSTFFIICMISAYMFNQIRNTQLAGVGPKGEVMYFLPNEFQHQFAIETQVMALIYGSLATLVVVLVKGIPFLRSHLYPDAKKSYFIDAVLASLCALFIYVFFAALTTVFSIKSPAYPFPLLRLSAPFK; from the coding sequence ATGAATTGGCTGTTTCTGGTCTCCGTGATCTTCTTCTGCGGCGTGTCAACACATCCTGCCCTTGCAATGTCAACTAACAGATTGCTAAAGCTGGCAAAAAAGTCTCCCAAGAACATCATACCACTGAAGGATTCAAGCTTCGAGAATATCCTGGCGCCTCCTCATGAAAATGCCTATATAGTCGCTCTATTTACTGCCACAGCGCCCGAAATTGGCTGCTCCTTGTGTCTCGAATTGGAGTCCGAATACGAAACCATAGTTACTTCCTGGTTTGACGATCATCCAGATGCCAAATCCGCTGGTTCCGATACATCCATCTTTTTCACAAAGGTCAATTTGGAGGACCCTTCCAAGACGATTCCAAAAGCGTTCCAGTTTTTCCAACTAAATAATGTTCCTAGATTGTTCATCTTCAAACCAAACTCCGCTTCTATTCTCGACCACAGCATTATCAATATCTCCACTGATGCTGGTCCAGAAAGAATGAAGCAAATCATACATGCCATTAAACAGCTTTCGCAAGTAAACGACTTCACCTTGCACTTGCCTATGGACTGGACTCCGATTATTACCTCCACAATAATCACATTCATTACCGTTTTGCTATTCAAAAAGCAGTCTAAACTCATGTTTTCCATTATGACTTCTAGAATTGTCTGGGCAACTTTGTCCactttctttatcatctgTATGATCAGTGCCTACATGTTCAACCAAATTAGAAACACCCAACTGGCAGGCGTTGGCCCCAAGGGCGAAGTCATGTATTTCTTGCCCAACGAATTCCAGCACCAATTTGCCATCGAAACTCAGGTCATGGCCCTTATCTACGGATCATTAGCTACGTTGGTTGTCGTGTTGGTCAAAGGTATACCATTCCTACGCTCCCACCTGTATCCAGACGCCAAGAAATCGTACTTCATCGATGCTGTCTTGGCCTCTCTTTGCGCATTGTTTATTTACGTCTTCTTCGCTGCCTTGACCACCGTCTTTTCGATAAAGAGTCCCGCTTATCCTTTCCCTTTACTAAGACTATCGGCACCTTTTAAATGa
- the TGL5 gene encoding triacylglycerol lipase (similar to Saccharomyces cerevisiae TGL4 (YKR089C) and TGL5 (YOR081C); ancestral locus Anc_5.690): protein MSNTLPVTEFLLSKYYELSNTSTTDSSSLFKWLYHKTLSRKQLRICDLSSQKKHAISYDQWNDIALKLDDLTGLSDWKTINESSLYNYKLLQELTLRMRHLRNTHDYHRLLYLIRTKWVRNLGNMNNVNLYRHSHSGTKQIIHDYLEESQAVLTALIHQSDMNDHYLLGILQQTRRNIGRTALVLSGGSTFGLFHIGVLAALFESDLMPKVISGSSAGAIVASIFCVHTTQEIPSLLTNVLNMEFNIFNDDNSKSPNENLLIKISRFCQNGTWFNNKPLINTMLSFLGDLTFREAYNKTGKILNITVSPASIYEQPKLLNNLTAPNVLIWSAVCASCSLPGVFPSTPLFEKDPHSGKIKEWGATNLHLSNMKFMDGSVDNDMPISRLSEMFNVDHIIACQVNIHVFPLLKFSNTCVGGEIEKEITARFRNQVTKIFNFFSNETIHFLDILKEFEFHPYLMTKLKHLFLQQYSGNVTILPDLSMVGQFHEVLKNPSQLFLLHQTTLGARATWPKMSMIQNNCGQEFALDNAITFLKEKIIISSSIRNPLQFFQPRFGEQIKSLTIMDSDLPGVDLEDSSSNSLSIIRSPHKTALRLPLQPVPFPPSALNKRKKDPLSPSPSSSTSSQCSKSPSTQVSRQKANSLSFAVGTSSLRSKKSPLKVQSRPQFKKRSSYYNQNMSVEMRKNRKKSGTISSYDVQTNSEDFPIPAIENGSFDNTLFNPGKFPMEAMSAATNDTFMNNSDIFQN, encoded by the coding sequence ATGTCTAATACTCTGCCAGTAACAGAATTTCTTCTGTCCAAGTACTACGAACTATCCAACACTTCTACCACGGACTCATCATCACTCTTCAAATGGCTTTACCACAAGACCCTATCCCGCAAACAACTGCGCATATGCGACCTGTCCTCCCAGAAAAAACACGCAATATCTTACGATCAATGGAATGATATAGCGTTGAAACTGGACGACTTGACGGGGCTTTCTGATTGGAAAACAATCAACGAGTCATCGTTGTACAACTACAAGCTCCTGCAAGAGTTGACCCTCCGCATGCGCCATTTGAGAAACACTCACGATTACCACCGCCTACTTTACTTGATCAGGACTAAGTGGGTCCGTAACCTCGGCAACATGAATAACGTCAACCTATACAGACACTCGCATTCTGGTACGAAACAGATCATACATGATTACCTCGAGGAGTCCCAAGCAGTACTTACCGCGCTCATCCACCAATCAGATATGAACGACCATTACCTCTTGGGTATCTTACAacaaacaagaagaaacatAGGCCGCACCGCCCTCGTGCTTAGTGGTGGCAGCACTTTCGGTCTTTTCCACATCGGTGTTCTTGCCGCCCTTTTTGAATCGGACCTAATGCCTAAAGTAATCAGTGGCAGCAGTGCTGGTGCCATCGTTGCCAGCATATTTTGCGTTCACACAACCCAGGAAATTCCTTCCTTGTTGACCAATGTACTTAACATGGaattcaatatcttcaacgATGACAATTCCAAATCCCCCAACGAAAACCTACTAATCAAGATATCGAGATTCTGCCAAAATGGTACCTGGTTCAATAATAAACCTTTGATTAACACAATGCTTTCGTTTTTGGGAGACTTGACCTTTAGGGAAGCCTACAATAAGACGGGCAAAATCTTGAATATCACTGTTTCACCTGCATCCATATATGAACAACCGAAACTACTAAACAACCTAACTGCCCCAAACGTTCTTATTTGGTCTGCCGTATGCGCATCTTGTTCGCTGCCTGGCGTTTTTCCCTCCACACCACTTTTCGAGAAAGACCCTCACTCTggtaaaataaaagaatgggGGGCAACCAACTTACATCTATCAAACATGAAATTTATGGACGGATCGGTGGATAATGATATGCCCATTTCCCGTCTTTCAGAAATGTTCAATGTAGACCACATTATTGCATGTCAGGTAAATATACATGTCTTCCCCCTTCTAAAATTCTCAAACACTTGTGTTGGGGGTGAAATTGAGAAGGAAATCACTGCTCGCTTCAGAAACCAGGTGACGAAgattttcaactttttctcCAATGAAACTATTCATTTCTTAGATATCCTAAAGGAGTTCGAATTCCATCCCTACCTAATGACAAAACTGAAACACCTTTTCTTACAACAATATTCCGGAAATGTCACTATTTTACCAGATTTATCGATGGTTGGCCAATTTCACGAAGTACTAAAAAATCCATCTcaacttttccttttgcaCCAAACTACTTTGGGCGCAAGAGCTACTTGGCCGAAAATGTCCATGATTCAAAATAACTGTGGTCAAGAGTTTGCATTGGATAACGCAATCACTTTcctaaaggaaaaaataattattTCTTCCTCGATAAGGAATCCTCTACAATTTTTCCAACCACGATTCGGTGAACAGATCAAATCTTTGACCATAATGGACTCTGATTTGCCAGGAGTTGACCTGGAAGACTCCTCTTCCAATTCGTTATCAATCATCAGGTCGCCTCATAAAACAGCATTAAGATTGCCTCTTCAGCCAGTTCCTTTTCCACCTTCTGCTcttaacaaaagaaaaaaggatcCATTATCACCTTCCCCATCATCGTCCACATCTTCTCAATGTTCAAAATCTCCTTCAACACAGGTTTCAAGGCAAAAGGCAAATTCCTTATCCTTTGCCGTTGGCACTTCCAGTTTGAGATCAAAGAAATCTCCACTAAAAGTTCAATCGAGACCtcaattcaagaaaagatcttcCTATTATAACCAAAATATGTCAGTGGAAATGAGGAAAAATAGGAAAAAATCTGgaacaatttcttcttatgATGTTCAGACAAATTCGGAAGATTTCCCTATACCGGCCATTGAAAATGGGTCTTTTGATAACACTTTATTCAATCCAGGTAAGTTTCCAATGGAGGCTATGTCGGCAGCCACAAACGACACTTTCATGAATAATTCAGACATTTTCCAGAACTAA
- the TCB1 gene encoding tricalbin (similar to Saccharomyces cerevisiae TCB2 (YNL087W) and TCB1 (YOR086C); ancestral locus Anc_2.202) — protein MSKEDTGASAPKKPETAQVANVNGIDKLQPPKTKEETEASTSVSSQKASHAGDESFKRSIHEASYVGWKQIGGWEDKDELTLDDELMDMSRETLLNNIIPDSLYGDWYHSVAIFFIGGVVSFALGHYKFSMGSAFFVIVITSLLYRTSAKKYRGSIRELVQKEFTVQKVENDYESLEWLNTFLDKYWPILEPSVSQLIVQQANEQMATNEAIPQFITELWIDELTLGVKPPRIDLVKTFQNTASDVVVMDWGISFTPHDLCDMSAKQVRNYVNELAVVKAKIFGITIPVSVSDIAFKAHARVKFKLMTPFPHVETVNIQLLKVPDFDFVASLFGRSIFNWEILAIPGLMTLIQKMAKKYMGPILLPPFSLQLNIPQLLSGSNLSIGILEITIKNAKGLKRTSSVLNESIDPYLSFEFNDVSIAKTRTVRDTLNPVWDETLYVLLNSFTDPLTISVYDKRAKLKDKVLGRIQYNLNLLHDNSTQRNLKAEFLRNSKPVGELTFDLRYFPTLEEKKLPDGSVEELPDLNTGIAKIVVEEGSRFAEEEKKITAYVEVYLNAKLVLTTGTATDTGTLKWNSDYEAVIADRRKTRYKFVVKDSKGEEIGSTIQTLNDLIDRSQVDKKLIPLKNQKGDIKITTYWRPVRLEIGSNSVAYTPPIGAIRVFIEKANDLRNLEKFGTIDPYCKVLVNGLSKGRTDFKNQTLNPIWNQVIYVAVTSPNQKITLQCMDVETVNKDRSVGEFNINVQDLFKKDENDKYQETIDEEAKVGRLIMPKKKPKGTVTYYTSFYPALPVLTLEEIQDLDKVNKKKALLESRKLAIDEKKISKEDKAKFEQEWNEVKELEDMYSNRQKLDLPELLRYNQGVLAVTVLDGELPDSGLYVQAFFDGNGHPRFVSPRIPSRIVKNGWSGDVIIKELDKSTTIFRVAKNKNYNKMEKCVCEVELPTLELVKNCYYKPSILHLSGEGSAKLMLQISWFPIDTKQLPENDLITNSGDLTIMSRSAENLIASDLNGYSDPYLKYYINNEEDCAYKTKVVKRSLNPKWNDEGTVQINNRLNDILRIKVMDWDSTSADDTIGTAEIPLEKVKVEGITELDVPVEGLENAGQDGGVLHLAFSFKPRYTVSVSKREKKVGDIASKGLGTGLRAGTSVIGGGVGAIGKIKKGVFGGLGSLTNHKKTHEMGGEETKL, from the coding sequence ATGTCCAAGGAAGATACTGGAGCATCAGCACCAAAGAAGCCTGAGACGGCACAAGTAGCTAACGTTAATGGGATAGATAAGTTACAACCTCCGAAAACGAAAGAGGAAACTGAAGCCAGTACTAGTGTTTCATCCCAAAAGGCATCGCATGCCGGTGATGAAAGCTTCAAGAGAAGCATCCATGAAGCTTCATATGTGGGTTGGAAACAAATTGGTGGTTGGGAAGACAAAGACGAATTGACCTTGGATGATGAATTGATGGATATGAGTAGAGAAACACTCttaaataatatcataCCCGACAGTCTTTACGGTGACTGGTATCATTCCGTagccattttctttattggaGGCGTGGTATCATTTGCACTTGGTCACTATAAATTTTCTATGGGCTCAGCCTTTTTTGTCATCGTTATCACTTCATTGTTGTATAGAACATCGGCTAAAAAGTACAGAGGTTCAATAAGAGAATTGGTTCAAAAGGAATTTACAGTGCAAAAGGTGGAGAATGACTACGAATCTTTAGAATGGCTAAATACATTTTTGGACAAATACTGGCCCATTTTAGAACCATCCGTAAGTCAATTGATTGTTCAACAGGCCAATGAACAAATGGCTACCAATGAGGCAATTCCTCAATTTATCACTGAACTATGGATTGATGAGCTGACACTTGGTGTTAAGCCTCCAAGGATTGATCTGGTGAAGACGTTCCAAAACACTGCTTCTGACGTTGTTGTGATGGACTGGGGTATCTCTTTTACCCCTCATGATTTATGCGATATGAGTGCCAAACAGGTTAGAAACTACGTCAATGAATTAGCTGTTGTTAAGGCTAAAATTTTTGGCATTACCATTCCCGTTTCCGTGTCGGACATCGCCTTCAAAGCACATGCTAGAGTTAAATTCAAGTTAATGACTCCTTTCCCCCATGTTGAAACTGTTAACATCCAACTATTGAAAGTTCCcgattttgattttgttgcTTCCTTATTTGGACGTTCGATTTTCAATTGGGAAATTTTAGCTATCCCAGGTCTTATGACATTGATACAAAAGATGGCCAAAAAATACATGGGCCCAATCTTACTACctccattttctttacaGTTGAATATCCCACAGCTCCTCTCTGGTTCCAACCTGTCAATTGGCATCTTGGAAATTACCATAAAAAATGCTAAGGGATTAAAACGTACCTCCTCAGTATTGAACGAATCAATTGATCCATATTTGTCCTTTGAATTTAACGATGTATCCATTGCAAAGACAAGGACCGTAAGAGATACTCTGAACCCCGTTTGGGACGAGACTTTATACGTTTTATTGAACTCTTTCACCGACCCATTAACAATTAGTGTCTATGATAAGCGTGCGAAGTTAAAGGATAAAGTGCTCGGTAGAATTCAATACAACCTGAATCTCCTACATGATAATTCTACGCAAAGGAACCTGAAAGCTGAGTTTTTAAGAAATTCTAAACCAGTCGGTGAATTGACTTTTGATTTAAGATACTTCCCaactttggaagaaaagaagttacCGGATGGATCTGTAGAAGAGCTACCCGACCTGAATACTGGTATTGCTAAAATTGTGGTTGAAGAAGGATCTCGTTttgctgaagaagaaaagaaaattactGCCTATGTTGAAGTTTATCTGAATGCTAAATTGGTGTTAACCACTGGTACGGCAACCGACACTGGCACTTTAAAATGGAATTCGGACTATGAAGCAGTTATTGCAGATCGTCGCAAAACGAGGTATAAGTTCGTCGTCAAGGATAGCAAAGGGGAAGAAATTGGATCTACCATTCAGACTTTAAACGATTTAATAGATAGAAGCCAAGTGGATAAGAAATTGATCCCATTGAAAAACCAGAAAGGTGATATTAAAATCACCACATATTGGAGACCTGTTAGACTGGAGATAGGTTCCAACTCAGTTGCTTACACACCACCAATTGGTGCTATCAGAGTCTTCATTGAAAAGGCAAACGATTTGagaaatttggaaaagtttGGTACTATCGATCCATATTGTAAAGTCTTGGTTAACGGATTATCGAAAGGTAGAACAGACTTTAAGAATCAAACTTTGAATCCAATTTGGAATCAAGTTATTTATGTTGCTGTCACTTCACCAAACCAGAAAATTACGCTTCAATGTATGGATGTGGAAACCGTCAACAAGGATCGTTCAGTTGGTGAATTCAACATCAACGTTCAAGATTTATTCAAGAAGGATGAGAATGACAAATACCAGGAGACAATCGATGAAGAAGCTAAAGTTGGTCGTTTAATAATGCCCAAGAAAAAACCCAAGGGAACCGTTACGTACTATACTTCCTTTTATCCGGCACTGCCTGTTTTAACACTGGAAGAAATCCAAGATTTAGATAAAGTTaacaaaaagaaggcaTTGTTAGAATCACGTAAATTAGCCatagatgaaaaaaaaatctctaAAGAAGATAAAGCCAAATTCGAACAAGAATGGAATGAAGTCAAAGAGCTGGAAGACATGTACAGTAATAGACAGAAGTTGGACTTGCCAGAGCTATTGCGATACAATCAAGGTGTTCTTGCTGTCACTGTCCTTGACGGGGAATTGCCCGACTCTGGGCTATACGTTCAAGCGTTTTTTGATGGTAATGGTCACCCGAGATTCGTTAGTCCACGCATCCCATCCAGGATTGTCAAAAACGGTTGGTCTGGCGAcgtaataataaaagaattagACAAATCCACTACTATTTTTAGAGTTGCtaagaataaaaattaTAACAAAATGGAGAAATGCGTTTGTGAAGTAGAACTGCCTACGTTAGAGTTAGTTAAGAATTGTTATTATAAGCCATCAATTTTACATCTTTCAGGTGAAGGTAGTGCTAAACTAATGCTTCAAATATCGTGGTTTCCTATCGACACTAAACAATTGCCAGAAAATGACTTGATCACGAATTCAGGTGACTTGACAATTATGTCAAGAAGTGCAGAAAACTTGATAGCATCTGATTTAAATGGTTATTCCGATCCGTACTTGAAGTATTACATCAACAATGAGGAAGACTGTGCTTACAAGACAAAGGTTGTCAAAAGATCTTTGAATCCTAAGTGGAATGATGAAGGCACCGTTCAAATCAACAATCGTTTGAATGACATACTAAGAATAAAAGTCATGGACTGGGATTCTACAAGTGCGGACGATACTATTGGGACAGCAGAGATCCCATTGGAAAAAGTCAAGGTTGAAGGAATTACCGAGTTAGATGTGCCAGTCGAAGGATTAGAAAATGCCGGTCAAGATGGTGGCGTGTTACATCTAGCATTCAGCTTCAAGCCAAGGTACACAGTAAGCGTGagtaaaagagaaaagaaagtcgGAGATATAGCATCTAAGGGACTGGGTACTGGTTTGAGAGCTGGTACGTCTGTGATAGGTGGCGGTGTTGGTGCCATAGGTAAGATCAAGAAAGGGGTGTTCGGTGGATTGGGCAGTCTCACAAACCATAAGAAAACCCACGAAATGGGCGGAGAAGAAACCAAACTTTAA
- the LPX1 gene encoding triglyceride lipase (similar to Saccharomyces cerevisiae LPX1 (YOR084W); ancestral locus Anc_5.693) gives MKHHTFNKETKICSASWPRVSQSTLCTTDRLELVYDVYCNAERQLHPHTATSLNLVFLHGGGMSRVVWEYYLPRLVAADPEGNYVIEKIVLIDQVNHGDSAVRNRGKLGTDFNWIDGARDVIKIASYELGSDNEQPALNVAIGHSMGGFQALACDVLSPNLFDLLILIEPVVISRQVVGSGRKRAPPGSSHISENLYNSLRLKTCDRFANESEYIHYMKNDSFFTKAHASILQNIIDFERIKVSDDDGSVRTKMEQAQNLLCYMNMESFAPFLISNVKFVSTRTIHIVGALSTWCPPENQLFLQKTLRNYHLDVVPGGSHLVNIEVPDLIVEKINHHIHEFVLTSPLRSLHIPQLSLDERMVKFKQAFNLFKNDALIKTSKSKF, from the coding sequence ATGAAACACCACACgttcaataaagaaacgAAAATTTGCAGCGCTAGCTGGCCGCGCGTATCGCAATCAACGCTATGCACAACAGATCGCCTCGAGCTCGTTTACGACGTGTACTGCAATGCAGAACGGCAACTCCACCCCCACACCGCCACTAGCCTCAACCTCGTTTTTCTGCACGGCGGCGGCATGAGCAGGGTTGTATGGGAGTATTATTTGCCGCGACTGGTAGCCGCGGACCCGGAAGGTAATTATGTCATAGAGAAAATTGTGCTGATCGACCAGGTCAACCACGGTGATTCTGCGGTGCGCAACCGCGGAAAGTTGGGCACGGATTTTAACTGGATTGATGGAGCCCGCGATGTGATCAAGATTGCTAGCTACGAGCTCGGCAGTGATAACGAGCAGCCAGCTCTAAACGTGGCTATAGGCCATTCGATGGGCGGGTTCCAGGCTCTTGCATGTGACGTGTTGTCGCCCAATCTATTCGATTTGCTCATCTTGATCGAGCCTGTAGTCATTTCTCGGCAAGTCGTCGGCTCCGGGAGAAAGAGGGCGCCACCCGGGTCTTCCCATATCTCGGAAAACCTTTATAACTCCCTTCGTTTAAAGACATGTGACCGTTTTGCGAACGAGTCTGAATATATACATTATATGAAGAACGACTCCTTTTTCACCAAGGCCCACGCCTCAATTCTGCAAAATATCATCGATTTCGAAAGAATAAAGGTGTCCGATGATGACGGTTCTGTGCGCACGAAGATGGAACAGGCGCAGAATCTCCTCTGCTATATGAACATGGAGTCCTTCGCGCCTTTTCTAATCAGCAACGTCAAATTTGTAAGCACACGGACCATCCACATCGTGGGCGCGCTCTCCACTTGGTGTCCTCCAGAAAACCAGTTGTTTTTGCAGAAGACGCTGCGGAATTACCATCTCGACGTTGTTCCGGGTGGCTCTCACCTGGTCAACATTGAGGTTCCGGATCTTATTGTcgaaaaaatcaatcatCATATCCACGAGTTTGTTCTTACTTCTCCACTGCGGTCCTTACATATTCCGCAGTTGTCGCTTGACGAAAGAATGGTCAAGTTTAAACAGGCTTTCAATTTGTTCAAGAATGATGCTTTGATTAAAACCAGTAAATCTAAATTTTAG
- the WHI5 gene encoding transcriptional repressor WHI5 (similar to Saccharomyces cerevisiae SRL3 (YKR091W) and WHI5 (YOR083W); ancestral locus Anc_5.692): MSLRTPKRSRTNEEHEHEHEHEHEQEQEQLKNQDTHTPQYQHQPRSTTLLSTPVRIKNGFGTPSPPSPPGTTKSITKSRRRPSTTTLQGIFMSPVNKRRVAQAEHGRVFDHNNVGHESESDDDENENENDNNQDGHVGMSLLPPTTPKSRRSEVFLSPSPRLRSPPTAVRRSAGERPIREISHTLRTRLNYALVKLQNGWTDKTLPELETELAPAAQTSPRRYHNRFPDSADAGTSAHTAFLQALGGHPPREEATAVETLMLLSSPTKKQQHRPVTATSAGELADDTEPESDTEVETS, translated from the coding sequence atgagTTTAAGAACGCCGAAGAGAAGCAGGACCAATGAGGAACACGAACATGAGCACGAGCACGAGCACGAACAAGAGCAAGAGCAGTTAAAGAACCAAGATACACATACACCCCAGTACCAACACCAACCGAGGTCTACAACCCTCTTGAGCACACCGGTCCGTATTAAGAATGGCTTTGGCACACCGTCACCGCCGTCTCCACCAGGTACAACCAAGAGCATCACCAAATCAAGGAGGAGGCCGTCAACGACAACCCTCCAAGGCATATTCATGTCGCCCGTTAACAAGCGTCGTGTAGCGCAAGCTGAACATGGACGTGTATTCGATCATAACAACGTCGGGCACGAAAGTGAGAGTGACGACGACGAAAAcgaaaacgaaaatgaCAACAACCAAGACGGTCACGTTGGCATGTCCTTGTTGCCACCGACAACGCCTAAATCAAGGCGGTCGGAGGTGTTTCTGTCGCCGTCGCCGCGTCTGAGGTCACCTCCAACGGCTGTGCGTCGGTCTGCGGGCGAGCGGCCTATCCGCGAAATATCACATACACTGCGCACCAGGCTTAATTACGCACTAGTCAAGCTGCAAAATGGGTGGACGGATAAGACACTTCCCGAGTTAGAGACAGAACTTGCACCCGCAGCACAAACATCGCCACGGCGCTATCATAACAGGTTTCCGGATAGTGCGGATGCAGGTACTTCTGCGCACACAGCGTTTCTCCAGGCGCTGGGAGGACACCCACCGCGAGAAGAGGCTACTGCAGTTGAAACACTAATGCTACTGTCGTCACCCACCAAAAAACAGCAGCATCGACCTGTCACGGCAACGTCCGCTGGAGAGCTCGCAGACGACACGGAACCCGAGTCGGACACCGAAGTGGAGACGTCGTAA